The genomic window CGGGAAGGATTATGAAGGGGATGGATTATGCTGTCCTCGGGCTCCCCAGACTGGACCTCTTCCCTGGCCTTGATTTCAGGTCTCCCTGCCAGGCTTCACATCCCCAGGCCTGCTGGCATCATGATTCTTACTCAACCTCTgggatgagggggtgggggacTTATCTGATCAACTCATCCAAATGAGTTGTTATATTATCTTTAGGGAGTCTCTCTGTATCTCAGCTGCTTCTGGAGAATGCAAACACGAATACATTTTCTGAAACTAGGACTTAGCCTTGGAGTCTCTTCAAGTGGCTGCTGGCTCAAGGAATTTACATTCTCaagatctgcattttaaaaaagattacagGAAGAAGGCTCAAAGAAAGCTAGGGAACTGTAGGGTTCCAGGTGTGGTGACCATGCCTTGAGAACCCAGCAGACAGATGTTAGAGCCTAGTCCAATGTTACTGGAGCGCATTTGAGAGACGGCTGCCCTTCTCAAGCTCCTTCTCCCAGTCACCCCATTAAGACCAGCCCTGACCCTATTTTTCAGAGAGGATTTGAGTTTACTTTCCAGGGCTATACTCTCCGGAGCCAGTTGCTTTATAGCAGAACTGGACTTTGGGGAGAAGAGGATGGGGGCAAAGATGGAGAGTGGAGTTGTAGAGGTTTCAGACTCTCCCCCGGGGTTCCTGGGCCCTTGGATTTGATGGTGTcctgcccccccacaccctccacaGGCACTTGCCAGCACACGCACATGTTCACACTCTCTCACATACTCACACatacactcatgcacacacacattcagacacAGGCACACTATCtcgcacacactcacacgcacactcacacacacatgtacacacacgcacactcccTGCGACACTGTGTGCGATCCTTTCCAGAGCAGCGCTGACCTGGCCACACTGGCCACCCGTGCAGCTGTTCGCTCACAGCAGCAGGAAGTGGTGGGCCTAGGCGAGTGGGTGGGGAAGGGCTCCAGGCTCGTGTTGCAATCCTGGAGATTTGTGGTGGTGTGGTTGACGCTGCCTGACCTGGGGCCCTTCCTTCAAGCCCTATTTCTGCTTCCTGGGACAATCCCAGGCCTGGATGCCAAAAACCCAGAATCCTCTGTGATTGGGAGAGGTAACAGAGAAAAAGGTCTGTCTTGGCAGAGTGGCCTCTGGGGAAGGGGTTGGAGAAGACTGGGAGTGAGGACAGGTAGAGTGCCCTGTGGCAGGACAGGCACGGGCTGTGGGCTGAGGGCCCCAGTGGCCGCACTTCTTGTTGGAGaagtttcttaacctttctgtgcttcaCACTTCCTCCATCCCCTCACCTTGGGAATGGCCACACTGGAACCGTTTGTGGGATGGTCTTGGACGCAGCTCCCTGTCAGGCCACCTGTGTCCACCCCAGGTCAGGAATGGAATCCTAGACCCCAGTGTGTTGTTTTCCTAGGCCCAGGGCGGCCGGCCAGCCAGATGCAGAGCACCGTCAATTACCTCTGGCACACGGACGacctgctggggcagggggccACTGCCAGCGTGTACAAGGCCCGGAACAAGGTAGGACACAGCCCTGCCCAGGCCCCTCAGGCCCGGAAAGTTCTTGGCCCTCTCAGCCCCTGGTGGGCAGCAAgggtggtgtgtggtgtgtgcggAGGCTCACTCTGGAGCGAGGGAGATGCTAAGGCTTTGGGAAGAGGTGTGGGGAGCTGTGAAGGGCTCCTTGGGATGCCGCTTCTGTCAGGCACAGTttggggctggagagagagagagagagagaggaagacacaaagcCGTCAACCTGGGATGAGGGCAGCAAATCTACGAATAGCAGAGCTGGGAAGTGGGACTCGTTTGGATTTTCCTAGCCTTTGTCACAGCTCTGTCCTGTGAGACCTGGTGCACAGTCTTTTCTCCAGAGCCAGGGCCAGAACAGGTTCCCGTCCTGGCTTCGTTGCAGCACTAGGGGGCGATAGGCACTTACGTGGTTGCTGTCAGTAGAATAACAGGAACACCAAGCCATCCCTGCACCTGCACCATCTGGTGCCCCATGTCCTTGGCCCCTCCCAGGGCTGGACCAGCCCCTGTTCCCTCTGAGTGCAGGGAggagctgagcggggagcccccaGCCCCAACCAGGCCATCTTCGTTCATGTCTGGTGTTGGGCAGGTGGGAGACGTTCCATGGAGACCTTGGGGAGGAGGTGTgctccctggggcaggagggggaacTGACGTTCTCCCCCACGGCAGAAATCTGGGGAGCTGGTTGCCGTGAAGGTCTTCAACACGGCCAGCTACCTGCGACCCCGCGAAGTTCAAGTGAGGGAGTTTGAGGTCCTGCGGAAGCTGAACCACCAGAACATCGTCAAGCTCTTTGCGGTGGAGGAGACGGTGGGTCCAGTGCTTGGTCGGAGGGAGGTGGTCTTGTCCTTGACTTTCACAGGCTGGGAAGAGGCGGGTCACATAATAATGGTGGTCAGAGGGTCAGCCAGAGCAGCAACCTGGAACGTGGAGGACAGaatgcggggggcggggggcggggggtaacGCATGGGGAAGTAAAGATGGGAAGGAGGACCTGATCAAAGAGGACTGCCTGGAGAAAGTGACCTTGGGCTCAGGTGTGTGGGGTGACCATAAGGAAGGAAGGCCAGGCCAGAAGCTGGGACCTCGAGAATGGGACTGCTGGCTCTAGGCTGAGTCACCCCCTCTGGACAAAGCCGGTGCCTCCCATCGTGATGGAAGGGCAGGAGATGTGCCTTCTAGCCCaagcctccctctctctgtcccacgCGCAGGGGGGCAGCCGGCAGAAGGTGCTGGTGATGGAGTACTGCTCTAGCGGGAGCCTGCTCAGCGTGCTCGAGAGCCCCGAGAACGCCTTCGGGCTGCCCGAGGAGGAGTTTCTGGTGGTGCTGCGCTGTGTGGGTgagcccctccctggcccccaccAGGACGCCCCCTTCCCCGGCGGACCCACCGCACACCCTGCCCTCAGTGGGAGGCCAAGTCCCGGAAGGGCCAACATTTCTGAAACGATCACCCAAACACTGAAGACATTCTGTCCCTCAGAGGCTCTGCATTCACGGACATGGGACAGACACGAGAGAACGGACGGAATCCATGCGTCTGATTCCTGCTAATCACTTGTTTAAAACCCTGGcttaaagaaagtttttttttttttttaagattatttatttatttatttgatagacagagagcacaagtagtcagagaggcaggcagagagagagaggaggaagcaggcttcccactgagcagagatcccaatgcggggcttgatcccaggaccctgggatcatgacctgagccgaaggcagagacctcaacccactgagccacccaggcgccccaagaaagtttttttttaaagcaggtcaTACACCAGGTTCGGGGCAGTGTTATTCACAATAACCCTGAGATGAAAATAACCCAATgtcagaggcagatggagagaacaAATAGAATATATACGTAGAATGCAATCCTCTTCATCCTTCAAAAGGAACGAAGCTCTGACCCAGACTACATGCGGGTGAACCAGgaaggctctgcactcagtgaagTCACAGGTTCTCTCTGATTCCACGCACATGTGGGGCCTCGCCCAGTCACATCAGCAGAGCCAGGAAGAAGAGCAGTGCGTGCCGGGGGCTGGGGGGACGGAGGCATGAGCATGACTGCTTACTAGGTAGAGATCCTCTGTGGGCATTGACAGAGCTCTGGAGGTGGACGGTAGTGACCGTCACACCACACTGGGAACGTGCTTAAGCCACTGAATGGCACACTTAAGATAGTAGATTTTGTGTTAGGTCTactttattacaatttttaaaaattttaaaattttagattttgtttattagagagagagcacaagcggggggagcagcaggcaaaggagaagcaggctccccgctgagcaaggagcccgatgtgggactcaattctaggaccctgggatcacggtctgtgccaaaggcggatgcttaactgagccacccaggcactccatatatttattacactttttaaaaataaatcagacaggaAGGGGAGTGCCATCCTTGGGAATTCAGAGGCATGGACCCTCTTGATGTCTTAGAGAATCCCAGTGGAACCTCCACACTATGTCTTTGGGAACCCCCTCCTTTGTCCTGTGcccatctctcttctcctgcATGTCCTGTGACCTGTCAGCCCATGTGAATGCTCTCTCTGGACCCAAGGACAGCCTTCCGCCCAAAGTAAGCCCCAGGCACGAAGCTGTCCCTGGCCAGAGAGCTAGCAGCCCACTCTCCGCAGTGGCCGGCATGAACCACCTGCGGGAGAATGGCATCGTCCACCGAGACATCAAGCCTGGAAACATCCTGCgcctcctgggggaggaggggcagagcatCTATAAGCTGACAGACTTCGGGGCTGCCCGGGAGCTGGATGACGATGAGAAGTTCGTCTCTGTCTATGGCACTGAGGAGTACCTGGTGAGGGGGAGGTTGGGGACCCACTGCCCAAGCTGGAGGCCCGCCCTGACAGCTAGTTGCCCCTCTATTTGTGACTCTCCCAGGGCGCCCCCCGACCCCGGCCAAGGGACTCTATTCAATCCCCCTGCGTGTGGCAGGGCATAcgtcccctctgccccccaaccagAAGATTGTAGTCTGTTCTCCAAGATGGAAAGCATGACGCTGCAGCCTGCCTGGGCCTCCCCGCTGCAGTGTCCCTGCCTGGCCCCCTGCCTGGGCCTCACTTGTGCAGTTCATTCCTTGCTACGATCCCCATCAGGCAGGGAGCACCACTGGTCACTACTttccccagggcagaggctggccAGATAGACACACAATCGGTGGGCTAAGTCCACACCAGTTTTTGAGTTGACGAAGGAGCTGGTTCTGATCGTTCTGTTTTCCCTGGAAGGTGGCGGAAGGAGGTCTGCTGGGTGGGGCTCGGGGCCGGTGCCTACCCGCCCCCTCCGTGGCTGCTCACTGGTTCTCTCTCCCACAGCACCCTGACATGTATGAGCGGGCCGTGCTTCGCAAGCCCCAGCAGAAGACATTCGGGGTGACTGTGGATCTCTGGAGCATTGGGGTCACCCTGTACCATGCGGCCACGGGCAGCCTGCCCTTCGTCCCCTTTGGGGGGCCACGGCGCAACAAGGAGATGATGTATGCATACAGTGGGCCCCAGGCAAGGCGGGAGACGGGTCAGACCCTGGGCCTTCCCCACAGGTCCCTGCTGTGTGTCTGCTTCCTCCACTCCCTCTGTGGTCCTCCTCGGGGCCATCTCCATCATCAACCAGTCACACAAGAAGCTGAGGCCTGCCCTGACTGGTGGGAGATCAGTCCTTTATCTTAGCTCAGGGAGCCCTGTTAGCGCTCCCTTCGTGCGCGTGTGGCCCACCCAAGTTGGTTGAGGCTCTAAAAGGGACCTGCCCAAGATGGCAGAGCCTGccagggacaggggtggggaaCGAGACAAGGACCCAGCCTCCTGATCCCAGGTGCGAAGGCTTCCCAGCTTTCCTGCGTTCTGGTCCGGAGGTAGTTGGGGACGGTGGCTGCTCCCACCAAGGGCACGGCCCAGAGCAGGGAAGGTGGAAGATGGATTGTGGGACGGTCGAAATCCTCACCCTCAGCTCAGAAGTCCGGCTGTGTGGAGCCTGGATTAGgttaggggaaggggaaggagacagacaaGGCAGAAGCTGGCAGGGAAGGCTGGACtttgcagggaggggagggttaGTGGACTGAGGCACAGTGAGGGCACAGGTGCAGGGACAGGCCAGACTAGGGGAGgtgcaggaaggggcagagaaagtaGGCCGTGGAAGGAGCAGAAAGCTTGCTATTTCCAGGCTaatggggaggggctggctggtGTGAACCAGTGCTTTGAGAGCCCTCCGTGCTGAGTTTGCCATCCCTTGAGATGTGATGGGCCAGGGGTCCCGCTGACCAGGTCCCACCTCGGCCCAGGTATCGGATTACCACGGAGAAGCCGGCCGGGGCCATCGCGGGCACTCAGAAGGAGGAGAACGGGCCTCTGGAGTGGAGCTACACCCTCCCTGTCACCTGCCGACTGTCCTTGTGAGTAGACACAGACCCGAGTCTGGGCTGGCTTCCTTGTCCCCCGCCCAGAGTCGGGCCCTACCTCAGAGGGCCCATTGTGCCCAGTCGGCTCCGGTAGACCACGTTCCCAGTCAGGCCTCAGTCTTCCTATCCGGATGCTGGAACAAGTTCATccagctctccctccccatccgGCCCTGACCCACCGCCTGGGTCCAAGCTCTTTAAGACATGGTCATGTGACGCCCCCGACCCACTCAGAGAGGATGAGTCTGGGCCCTGGTGCCTGACCATCTCTGCGTCCTGGGGTCCAGGGGGCTGCAGAGCCAGCTGGTGCCCATCCTGGCCAACATCTTGGAGGTGGAGCAGGCCAAGTGCTGGGGCTTCGACCAGTTCTTCGCGGAGACCAGCGACATCCTGCAGCGAGTCATCGTGCACGTGTTCTCCCTGTCCCAGGCGGTCTTGCACCACGTCTACATCCACGCCCACAACACGTGAGTGCGCGGGAGCCAGGGGCCCATGCGTGAGAGCCTTCCCTACCCAGGCAGAAGGGTGCGTCCTAGGCAGTGCTCTGTGGGCTCTTTAGAGAGAAAAGCATCCGGGTCCGACCTTAGTTTGGAAAATACTAGTTGCACCAATTTAAAGTTAAACCATTCTTCCCGCTGCTGGACTCCAGCAGGaagaagccccccaccccccatgcaaCACGCATTAGGCTTCTGAGGGggcgcgtgtgtgcgcgtgtgtgttgGTGACGTGTTTCCCAAATATATTGCTCAGAGGAccctttttctctaaaattctaGGTGAATTTTAGTGGGAGTGTTGCTGGAAGGGCTGCGAAGGCAGAGACTGGGTACTGGGGCTCCTGCATTCGGTTCCTACTCTGTCCTCATCCACTCCAATAAGGGACGAGCTCTAACCTTTGTCTCTCCACCCTTGATAAGACAGGCAAAACCCAGTCCCTCCCTTGGCAAAGCTGAGCCCTCTCTGTGGATGAAGACTGAGATGGGGTTTGGGTCACCTGGACCCTATATCTTGCTGACACTTCCcgtcctctctttttctctcccatccccGGAACCCCTTGTGTGTCTAGGATAGCCATCTTTCTGGAGGCCGTGTATGAGCAGACCAGGGTGGCCCCCCAACACCAGAAGTTCCTCTTCGAGGGTCACTTCTGGGTCCTTGAGCCCAACTTGTCAGCACAACACATTGCCCACACGACCGCAAGCAGCCCCCTGACCCTGCTCAGCACAGCCAGTGAGACCCCCAAGGGGCTGGCCTTCAAGGACCGTGAGTGGGGCCCACAGGCTGGATCTTTTCTCCTTCTCACATTCTATAAGGGGCAGGGGCTTATGATCCAGGATATTGATTAGTATCTTTTGTGGGTCTATCTTGGGGCTCACGGGGGCACTGAGGGACTGCAGTTGTAAAGTACAGAGCGTGCATTTATGTAGGCTTGGGGGGCCGCTCTGCGCAAGGTGGGAAGCTGGCAGTGGAAGACGGGGAGAGAGGGGTGTGAGTAAGGAATAAGGAAAGGTGAACTTAGGGGTAGTCCAGGTCACACAGGCAGCCCTCTCAGACAGGGTCTTTGTCTGCAGCTGCTCAGGACATCCCCAAGTTCTTCCCCAAAGTGGACCTGCAGGCAGATTACACCACCGCCAAGGTGAGAGGGGGCCCgagggggtgcagggaggggtcGCACGAGGCGGGGAGTGGGACTCCTAACCCCACCCCCTGTGTGTCACAGAGCGTCCTGGGCGCTGGCTACCAGGCCCTGTGGCTGGCGCGGACCCTGCTGGCAGGGCAGGAGCTCATGCTTCGGGGGCTGTACTGGTGTGTGTGAGTACCCCTGAGGGCTGGAAGGGCTGGACGGGCAGGGCAGGCGGGATGGACCTCTCCCACACAGCCCTGCGGCTGTTCCCTCTGGCACGGTGCCCTGGGCCCCCTGGCAGAAGGGAACTCCGACTCAGTCCCCCGTTTGCAGGGAGACATTCCAGGCTACGTGCAGGCGGACGCTGGAGGTCACGCGGATggccctcctcttcctcagcAGCAGCCTGGGCACTGAGAGGTGGGTGTCttgcctggggcaggggggctgcGGCCAGTGCGAGGCTGGCTCAGACCCTTAgcccttctccatctgcctgttcCTCACCCCTAATATTTCCAACAATGGCCCTCGCCTCCCCCTACCCAGACCTCCCACCCGCCCTGCCATTCAAGAATACAGAGGACAGCCCTACCtgtccctcatccccaccccccgcctggtGACTgtacctccctcccccctccaccacccAGTCACCGCAGGGGGAAAGGGGCCACAGGGACACTGTCTCAGCAGGTAGGAAGGCCCAGAGTAGTGCTCTAAGGAAAGCCCTCTTCGCCTCACCCAGCCCCCCGGACCTGACGGGATGGGGATCCAGGCTGCCCCATCCTCCACGCTCTTCCTACTGTCGCTTACACTGTCCTCACCTTCCTCATCTTTCCTGGCCCTTCCTCGGGGCTCCGTGCCTGCCATTCATCTGACTTAAACTGATCAGGTGTGACAGgccagacagagggaaagactgGGGAGAAGGGAACCAAGCTGGAGGGTCTGGAGATGAGAAGCAGGAAGACTCAATTGGCCATAGCACTTCTGAGCCATGGGGACAGCCCCCCACGCCCCAAATCTTGGAAGGCAGGGGCCATGGTACAGGGGAGAGGAGGTAGCTCTGCAGCTCAGGGAAGCTGATGGCGGCTGGAACCTTCCCCACTGGGAGGAGACGAGGGGTGGCAGAGGAGCAGAGACTGTGCTGAATGTGGCTGATGTCCCTTCTCTTCACATCGCCTGACCTTCTCCCTAGGAAGGTCCTGGGAGTTCCCAGCAGTGCAGCAGCCACTAAGAGGAGGGGACAGATGGGGTGACAGAGatgtgggaagaggcagaggagagtCTCCAGATGACAGGGGCAGAGTCCCTGGCCTGGCTGAGCCTCCTTTAAATGGTGACAGAGATGAAGTGCTGCAGGGGTACAGCATGGCTTCTCGCGAGGAGCTCTGTCCAGGGCACAGAAAGGGGGTCCAGGGATAGATGTGGCAGAACATCCACATTCCCCTGGAGGAGATAGTCCTTCTAGGCACAAAAGATGATAGGATGGTTGGGAAAAGGAAGACTAGAGATAAGAAGAGGCAATCTTGGAggtcttcctggaagaggtgacacTTTTAAGGCCACAGTGAAAGAGAAGACCTCGAGTTGGGAGGTCCTGtgcagagacagaaaaggaggcCATGACTGGGGAGATTGTAAGAGGGGTTCCAGTGAGGTCTGTTGAAGCCacagttaaaatggaaaatatcccAGAGTGAAGGTAGAGTGGGACAGAGGGatggaaaggggaggagagaactCATGGAGGTCCTGGCCAGTCTAGTTGGCAGATTGAACCCGATAAGAGGACCAGCGGAGTTCTAAGTTCTACTGTAGGTTCTTGAACAGGAAAAATGTGTGTCAAGAAAGCATTTGGGATGTTTGTCTGCCCATTTTCCTTGGACTGAGGACAGTGGGGAAGGGACAGGCCAGCCCTGGGGCTGGAGTCCTGGGTCTGCTGGccactatttttccctttctggatCCCAGGCCCCCCTGGAGGGATAGTATATCTAGAGAGCTTGGGCTCAGAGGAGGGCCTGCTTCGAAGCATAGTTCAGCCTCCCTCCTGCCAAGGAGGAGCACAGAGCTGAGCTCTTCACTTGGGATCTCAGGCCACTGTTCTCTCTCCCAACCTGAGCCACTATTTCCTCGTTTTCAAAATGAGAGAACTGGATGATCTCTGAGGCTTCCTGCCTCTGACACTTTgcaaattccttccttttttgaacATCCTCAGACACATCGATTCTGGAATCTGAGATCATTTAATGAACACAGGCATAAAGTGGCTGCCATTGCCCAGCCTGATGACTCACCTCTCCCATAGCGCCCTcctcctgcttcaggctccccaAGCCAGGCTCCCTTGGCAGAGTGTCTTCGCCTCTGTTCTGAAGCTCCCTGGTCCTCGCAGCATGTGGTGGCAGTGTATAGGCAGCCGGGACTGGCTCAGGAATCCCCATGCCTCCCCCACCGCCACCAAGTGTGTGTCCATACTCTCTAGCCAAGCGCCTTAGCTCTGAGGTCCTCTTTGATGCCCACAAATACGGAGATTCATCTCTGTTATGTACACAAAGGTCTGAGTCTGGCAGAGCTGAAGTGACTGACACCAGATCCTGCAAGACGGGCGAGGGGGCAGCTAGGACTGGCGCTCAGACCCATGTCCCCGGCCTCCCTGCCCCGCTGGACTAGTCAGCTTCAGCCGCTTCTGCCAGCCAAGCATTGCATGCACTAAAATCCATTTGTACGTTCACTAATTCATTCAACAACCATGTATGGAGGAAGTACCGTGTGCTGAACACTTGGCGAGCTACTGAGGATATAATGGTGAactcctgccttcatggagcttccCCTGTAGTCCTGATTCTCCCCCCTCCTCTCGCCTTCACCTCCCCCTGAGCCAACACTACTCCCAAGCCCAAGCACAGAGGATTCTTTCCCCGATCATGGTTGTGATAGAAATAGTATATGCTAATTGTAGAAAGCTGGAAAACACAGACAGataggcaaaaacaaaataaaaaataccatgtCCTTGCCACCCAGAGCTAGGTCAGGACACGGTAGTAATAGACGTTCTAGGTAGTTTTCGGCGATATGTATTTGAGTATATACATTGACGGACATGAGATCTGATGGTACTTGTGCTCTTCTAACCTGCTGTTCTCAGCACATGAGCCCTCCAGCCTCATGTCCATACCTTGTCATCTCCTCTAAAATCAGCCATACACAAAGTTCTCTTACTagctccctcctttccttttctcactggTTTTATCCAAACCAGACTCCAACGCAAGACCACACTTTGCATCTAGTTGTTTCATTCCTTAAGTCTATTTTAATCTTGACAGACTGCCTCTCCCCATTCTGGCGTTTTGGGGAGACAATGCCCGTTGTCCCACTTTCTGGACTCTAGGGATTCCTCTACAccctctgggtttgttttttttttttttcttccttcccagcatTTCTTATAAACTGAGAGTTCTGAAGGCTAGACAGATTCAAGTGGAATGTTTTTTGGCTAAGTACATCGCAGATGACACCAAGTACATTTCATTCCCTCCCGCCACTGGGTGGGGACAGCTGATTCCTCGATCGTGTGGTCACATTTTCCCTGTCCAGGCCTGCCTTAGTCATCAGGGATTTGGCATCATGCCCAAGCGAGTAACTTTGCTGGGGCCATGGGATGCTAACAGTCTGGGTCCCAGAGCATTATTGGTAATATTCTAGGATATACATCTTTTCCCTCATTAGGAAGCTATCGCTTATCCTGATATATAGTTTCAACTGGGAAGGCACTTGGGTCTTTTCCTTTAGTTATAAATATTCCTAGTAAGGGGTCCATAACGGCCACCTCGCCGTACGGACTCATGGATGTTCATAGCTTCACGTTGTTTCCATCTACCCCCATCTTTAGTCTCTGCAGTGCTCAGCAAAGGTACAACTTTGGTGAGTCGGGGCCCCTTGAGGTTGGTTTCTCTGACCCAACCGCAGTACTTCCCAGATACCCCCGAAGGCAGCAAGGCTGTCCCAAAGATGTCATACCCCCCCTATGGTCATGGGGTTCTgcctcccaaccccccagccGTGTCCTTTCTTTGTCCTTCCCTGAGGTTCAGTAGTGTGGCCGGGATGACTGAGATGCAGGAGCTGAAGAAGGTCACGGAGCTGAGGTCCAGGCTGCGGGCTGTGAGTGAGGCAGGCGTGGGGGGCTGTAGCAGAGCTGGGGGGCCGTGGTCCAGCGGGGCTGCTGTCAGAACACTAAGCTGAGGAACCCCGGGGGGTCTGCCCTTTTTTTCTGTCCTCCAGTTGGCAGAGGCCCTCTCCAGATGTTCCCACAGTATCACAGAGTCCCAGACAAGTCTGAGCAACCTAAGGTCTGAGCTGCTGAAGAACCGGGATCAGGTACATGCGGACAGAAGGTCTGTGGGATTTTCCTTCTTGGTGGGGTGGGCACAGGGACGCACAGCTCGGAAGGTCCGGCAGCTGTTTTAGGCATCAGTCTGCTTTCTCCCTTATCTTGGCCAGGGTGCTGGGGTATGGGGTAGTGGTGTGGGATCCAAGAATGAGTAAGACCCTCCCCTATGGAGAAAAGCATCTGGGGTCCCGCCCCCTTCTGGGCGTTTAGAGAGAGAATTAGAAATCCTAGCAGGTGCAATAGTTctaaacaaaagaataattttgttcCCTTCCTCTTCTGAACCCTTGCTCTGCTCATTCCCTGGATTGGCCCTCCTACTTCtatcatcttatttaatcccTAGGATGCCACTACTGCTAGTATGCCCCTTTTGTGGATGGGGAAGCTCACTCTGGGAGTTTAATGTGCCCTGGGACACAGACGGTCCATGACAAATGACAGTGGTGGGACTTGACATCACGTTTGCCCACCTCCAAGGCCTATGTTCTTGGCCTCCACCAGGGATTTACAGCTTCGAGAGCCTCATTCAACATATATAAGAATGCCTGCCCGCCCCCTCACAGCCTGGTGTGACCACGCAGCCCGTTCTTCTTGGTACCCATTCCACTCAGTGCTGACAGGGATCCCTAACCCGGTCCCCCAGATCCGAAATCAAAGAGCTCTGAAAactgtggggttttgtttgtttgttttggctgcAAACCCTGACCTCAGTCTTCTGCTGTGAGTCTTCTTTTATTTAGTCTGTGTTTCCCTCTTAGAGTGGATACTCTTACTGTTCCTTAAAGGCTGAAGGTATTGGACCCCAGACCCAGACCCCAGACCCCACTCAGGCTGTCCTACAACATAACCTATGTCTGCTGGATTGCCTTTCTAGAATCAGAAGACAATTCTGAATTTGGGATGTATCTGGCCTGTGTCTTTTGGGAAAAGACTGGATTTGAGGTCTCATCCACCCCAAGTTCTCCAAA from Lutra lutra chromosome 15, mLutLut1.2, whole genome shotgun sequence includes these protein-coding regions:
- the IKBKE gene encoding inhibitor of nuclear factor kappa-B kinase subunit epsilon isoform X2, translated to MQSTVNYLWHTDDLLGQGATASVYKARNKKSGELVAVKVFNTASYLRPREVQVREFEVLRKLNHQNIVKLFAVEETGGSRQKVLVMEYCSSGSLLSVLESPENAFGLPEEEFLVVLRCVAHVNALSGPKDSLPPKVSPRHEAVPGQRASSPLSAVAGMNHLRENGIVHRDIKPGNILRLLGEEGQSIYKLTDFGAARELDDDEKFVSVYGTEEYLHPDMYERAVLRKPQQKTFGVTVDLWSIGVTLYHAATGSLPFVPFGGPRRNKEMMYRITTEKPAGAIAGTQKEENGPLEWSYTLPVTCRLSLGLQSQLVPILANILEVEQAKCWGFDQFFAETSDILQRVIVHVFSLSQAVLHHVYIHAHNTIAIFLEAVYEQTRVAPQHQKFLFEGHFWVLEPNLSAQHIAHTTASSPLTLLSTASETPKGLAFKDPAQDIPKFFPKVDLQADYTTAKSVLGAGYQALWLARTLLAGQELMLRGLYWCVETFQATCRRTLEVTRMALLFLSSSLGTESSVAGMTEMQELKKVTELRSRLRALAEALSRCSHSITESQTSLSNLRSELLKNRDQVHADRSIQQIQYCLDKMNLIYKQFKKSRMRPGLGYNEEQIHKLDKVNFSRLAKRLLQLFQETCVQKYQTSLVTHGRWMREVHETRNHLRMVGCSVAAYNTEAQGAQESLSKILDQVSHQLLQDRTREAQVSPPLTAPYPSPALTDLVLQMQELCEEMKLLAFDLQDNNRVIEGLSRPPSAPDS
- the IKBKE gene encoding inhibitor of nuclear factor kappa-B kinase subunit epsilon isoform X7, with protein sequence MQSTVNYLWHTDDLLGQGATASVYKARNKKSGELVAVKVFNTASYLRPREVQVREFEVLRKLNHQNIVKLFAVEETGGSRQKVLVMEYCSSGSLLSVLESPENAFGLPEEEFLVVLRCVVAGMNHLRENGIVHRDIKPGNILRLLGEEGQSIYKLTDFGAARELDDDEKFVSVYGTEEYLHPDMYERAVLRKPQQKTFGVTVDLWSIGVTLYHAATGSLPFVPFGGPRRNKEMMYRITTEKPAGAIAGTQKEENGPLEWSYTLPVTCRLSLGLQSQLVPILANILEVEQAKCWGFDQFFAETSDILQRVIVHVFSLSQAVLHHVYIHAHNTIAIFLEAVYEQTRVAPQHQKFLFEGHFWVLEPNLSAQHIAHTTASSPLTLLSTASETPKGLAFKDPAQDIPKFFPKVDLQADYTTAKSVLGAGYQALWLARTLLAGQELMLRGLYWCVETFQATCRRTLEVTRMALLFLSSSLGTERFSSVAGMTEMQELKKVTELRSRLRALAEALSRCSHSITESQTSLSNLRSELLKNRDQVHADRSIQQIQYCLDKMNLIYKQFKKSRMRPGLGYNEEQIHKLDKVNFSRLAKRLLQLFQETCVQKYQTSLVTHGRWMREVHETRNHLRMVGCSVAAYNTEAQGAQESLSKILDQVSHQLLQDRTREAQVSPPLTAPYPSPALTDLVLQMQELCEEMKLLAFDLQDNNRVIEGLSRPPSAPDS
- the IKBKE gene encoding inhibitor of nuclear factor kappa-B kinase subunit epsilon isoform X4: MQSTVNYLWHTDDLLGQGATASVYKARNKKSGELVAVKVFNTASYLRPREVQVREFEVLRKLNHQNIVKLFAVEETGGSRQKVLVMEYCSSGSLLSVLESPENAFGLPEEEFLVVLRCVAHVNALSGPKDSLPPKVSPRHEAVPGQRASSPLSAVAGMNHLRENGIVHRDIKPGNILRLLGEEGQSIYKLTDFGAARELDDDEKFVSVYGTEEYLHPDMYERAVLRKPQQKTFGVTVDLWSIGVTLYHAATGSLPFVPFGGPRRNKEMMYRITTEKPAGAIAGTQKEENGPLEWSYTLPVTCRLSLGLQSQLVPILANILEVEQAKCWGFDQFFAETSDILQRVIVHVFSLSQAVLHHVYIHAHNTIAIFLEAVYEQTRVAPQHQKFLFEGHFWVLEPNLSAQHIAHTTASSPLTLLSTASETPKGLAFKDPAQDIPKFFPKVDLQADYTTAKSVLGAGYQALWLARTLLAGQELMLRGLYWCVETFQATCRRTLEVTRMALLFLSSSLGTESVAGMTEMQELKKVTELRSRLRALAEALSRCSHSITESQTSLSNLRSELLKNRDQVHADRSIQQIQYCLDKMNLIYKQFKKSRMRPGLGYNEEQIHKLDKVNFSRLAKRLLQLFQETCVQKYQTSLVTHGRWMREVHETRNHLRMVGCSVAAYNTEAQGAQESLSKILDQVSHQLLQDRTREAQVSPPLTAPYPSPALTDLVLQMQELCEEMKLLAFDLQDNNRVIEGLSRPPSAPDS